In Methylomonas sp. MK1, the genomic stretch CATCGTTTACTCGTCCGTCGTGCCTGCCTTTATTTCTTCAAGACATTCGCTTACGAGTAACACACCCGTTTCCAGGGGAGCTTTAGCTTGCGCACACAGGCTTAATCAAACGAATGGCGGTGCTTGCAAAACGCCGGTATTCATGTTGTTCCCACATTTAAAAGGTGAGTTATGTCCTATCTGATCCCGTCGGAATTCGTCACAAAGATGGTCGATGCCGGTGAATCCAAAATCTTCATGTCAACCCGCGATACGCTAATCCGCGCTTACATGGCCGGGGCGATCCTGGCGTTGGCGGCGGTATTTGCGGTGGCGATTACCGTGCAAACCAACTCGCCGATCTTTGGGGCGATTTTATTTCCGGTCGGGTTTTGCATGCTGTATCTACTGGGTTTCGATTTGCTGACCGGCGTGTTCGTATTAACGCCGCTGGCCTGGCTGGACAAACGTGCCGGGGTAACCTTGCCCGGAATTCTTAGAAACTGGGGCTTGGTGTTTTTAGGCAATTTTCTCGGCGCGTTGACGGTGGCGGTGATGATGGCCATCGTCTTTACTTATGGGTTTTCCGTTGAACCGGATGCGGTCGGCAAAAAGCTAGCCGGCATCGGTGAAGCTAGGACGCTGGGTTATGCCAAATACGGCATCGCCGGTTGGTTTACTATTTTTATTCGCGGCATGCTCTGCAACTGGATGGTGTCTACCGGCGTGGTGGGGGCGATGATTTCGACGTCGGTCAGCGGTAAGGTGATTGCGATGTGGATGCCAATCATGCTGTTCTTTGGCATGACCTTCGAACACTCGGTCGTGAACATGTTTTTATTTCCCTCCGGTTTGATCATGGGCGGCAATTTTTCGATTATGGATTATTTTGTTTGGAACGAGATTCCGACCGTGTTGGGCAATCTGGTCGGCGGCTTGGCCTTTACCGGCTTGACGCTGTATTCCACGCACGTCAGAACCGCGCCGAAACGCTCTTTCAACTAATCCTTATTCGATCCGGCCTTGCCGCTGTTATAAGCCAGAGGCCTTTTTCTCGCTGTTCAATGTGCAAAGGAGTTAAAGATGACACGCAATGAAGTGACCGAATTGGTCGTTACGCAAAAACAGGCCAAGCAACTGAGCTGGGCACAACTCGCCGAGTCGATAGGCTTGAGTAAGGAATGGACCACCGCCGCATTGCTGGGGCAGATGACCTTGAACGCCGAACAGGCCGCCACCATCGGCGCGCTGCTGGATTTGCCGCCCGAGGCTATCGCGCAACTGCAAGTGGTGCCATACAAAGGTTCGCTGCCTAGCGCCGTGCCGACCGATCCTTTGATCTATCGTTTTTACGAGTTGGTGAATGTGTACGGCACCACTTTTAAAGCGCTGATTCATGAGGAATTCGGCGATGGCATCATGAGCGCTATCGACTTTAGCATGGACTTGCAACGCGAACCTGATCCGAAAGGTGATCGGGTCAAAATCGTGATGAGCGGGAAGTTTCTGCCTTATAAAAGCTATTAAGGCGAATGTGCCTTAAGTCATGTCCGGGCCATTGAGCGTCGCCGTCGGTCAATATTCCGATAAAGGCCGCAAGGCGCTGAATCAGGATTTTCACGGCGTTTATATTGCTAAAGAGCCGCAGTTAAGCGCCAAAGGCATTGCGATAGCCTTGGCCGACGGCATCAGCAGTAGCGAGGTCAGTCATATCGCCAGTCAGGCGGCGGTGACCGGGTTCCTGGCGGATTATTTTTGTACCTCGGAAGCCTGGTCGGTTAAGAAGTCGGTGCAGCGGGTGTTGACCGCCACCAATTCCTGGTTGTACGCGCAAACCCGGCAAAGCCGCGATTGTTACGACATGGATCGCGGCTATGTTTGCACCTTGAGCGCGCTGGTGATCAAATCCGCCACCGCGCATTTGTTCCATGTCGGCGACACACGGATTTATCGGCTAGTCGGCGATGAGTTGGAACAGCTCACCCACGATCATCGCTTATGGATTTCTCAGGAGAAAAGTTACCTGAGCCGGGCGATGGGTATGGATTCGCGTCTGGAAATCGACTATCAAGCGTTGACCGTTAGCTTGGACGATACGTTCGTGTTGGCGACCGATGGCGTTTATGAATACGTCAGTGCGCACTTTGTGAGCCAAACCATCCGCCAAGCCGGCGACGACTTGGACGGCGCGGCCAAAGCCATCGTCCAGGCGGCCTACGCAAATGGCAGCGGCGATAATCTGACAGTGCAGATTGTGCGCATCGAGCAACTGCCGCTACCGAGTGCTAACGAACTGTATCAATCCTTAACCGCCTTACCGTTCCCGCCGCAGTTGGAAGCCAGGATGGCGTTCGACGGTTACACCATCGTCCGCCAATTACATGCCAGCAGCCGCAGTCACATTTATCTGGCGGTGGACAGCGAGACCCAGGCGCAGGTGGTGATTAAAACCCCGTCCATCGACTTGCGCGGCGATCCGGCCTACCTGGAACGCTTTCTGATGGAAGACTGGATTGCCCGGCGTATCAACAACCCGCATGTATTAAAGCCTTGCGCGCAAACCCGCAAACGCAATTTTCTGTATGTCGCCACGGAATTCATCGACGGCCAGACCCTGAAACAGTGGATGATCGACCATCCGCAGCCGGACCTGGAAACTGTGCGCGGCATCGTCGAACAAATCGCCAAGGGCTTGCGGGGCTTTCATCGCCTGGAAATGCTGCATCAGGATCTGCGGCCTGACAACATCATGATAGACGGCATCGGCACCGTGAAAATTATCGATTTCGGTTCGACCCGAGTCGCCGGCGTGATGGAAATGGGTATTCCCGTCGGCCACCAGCATATACTCGGCACCGCGCAATATGCCGCACCGGAGTATTTCCTGGGCGAGCCGGGCTCGGTGCGTTCCGAGCAGTTTTCCCTGGCGGTGATTGCCTATCAAATGCTGACCGGCAAACTGCCTTACGGCGCGGAAGTGGCTAAATGCAAATCCAGGGCCTCCCAAAACAAACTCAGCTACGACGCTACCTTGTATCGCAACCGGGATATTCCGGGCTGGGTCGACGATGCGATCCGCAAGGCTGCGCATCCCGATCCGCATAAACGTTACGAAGACTTATCCGAGTTTATCTTTGATTTACGCCATCCCAACCCGGCGTTTTTGACCAAGACCGGGCCGGCATTGCTGGAACGCAATCCGGCAGCGTTTTGGAAAGGTGTGTCCTTCATCTTGGCGGGCGTTATCGCGATATTATTGATTAAGCGATAGAATTTCGCCGCAGGTATCGATGTCCCTTATTTTTCCGCCTCTGCTATCCTATGGGCTGTGCCGGAAAACCTAGAAGAATTGATCTGAATTTAACGAAGGGCTGAAATTTAGAAAACACCTCATGCTCCCTGGTATTCTCCCGGAAAATTAGCCCTACGGTTAATACGTAACTTCTTAATAATTACAATTCAAAACAGGAGTTATCCATGTTTTTCCGCCCGCTGCTTCTTAGTTGTTGCGGTTACCTAATAGTCGCGACCGCTCAAGCGCAACCGGTTTCTCCGGAGGAAGAAGAAAGAGCCTTATCGCAAATCTACGGCACCGAGGAAATGGTCAGTATCGCCAGCGGATACAAACAACCGATTTCCAAGGCGCCGTCAATCGCCACGGTAATTACTGCCGCCGATATTAAACAGATAGGCGCCACCGACATCGACGAAGTACTGGAAACCGTACCGGGCTTGCATGTCGAACGCAACACCATCGGCTACAACCCTATCTATACCTTTCGCGGCATTTTTTCGCAGTTCAATCAACAAGTGTTGATGATGGTCAACGGCATTCCGATCACCAATTCCTATACCGGCAGCCGTAGCGAGGTTTGGGGCGGCATGCCGATCCGCGACATCGCTCGCATCGAAGTCGTGCGCGGACCGGGATCGGCGGTCTACGGCGCCGACGCTTTCGCCGGCGTGATCAATGTCATCACCAAAACCAAACAGGATATCGAAGGCACCGAGCTCGGTGGCAGGGTCGGCAGTTTCGACACTTACGACGGCTGGGGTTTGCATGGCGGCGAATGGGCTGGCTTCGACGTCGCGTTGGCTTTTGAATACCATAAGACCGCTGGTCAGGACGCCGTCGTCGATGCCGACCTGCAAAGCCAGTTCGACCGCTTGCTGGGGACCAGCGCCTCGCTGGCACCGGGGCCGCTGAATATGTCTCGCGACAATCTCGATGCCCGGTTGGATTTGTCGCGTGGCAATTGGCGGTTTCGCGGCGGATTGCAACATCGTAGTGATCTCGGCATCGGCTCCGGCGTCGCTCAAGCCCTGGATCCGGTCAACCGCTATGCCGGCGACCGCTGGAACGCCGATCTGACCTACCACACCGACGACATCGAAAACTGGGATTTGACCACCCAGGTCAGTTATTTCGAATCCAGCCAGGAAATCGAGCGTAATCTGACGCTGTTTCCAGCCGGGACTACTTTACCGATCGGTGCCAACGGCCAGATTGGCGCCGGTGCGCCGGTGACGTTTCCGAACGGTTATATCGGCAATCCCGAGGTGTGGGAGCGCCATGTCCGCATCAGCCAAGCCTTCGCTTACAGCGGTTTTCAGCAACATCAATTGCGCAGCGGTATCGGCTTTAATTACGACAGCCTGTTCAAGGCGCGGGTCAGCCAGAATTTCGGCATCGATCCCGCCACCGGCACGCCGATACCGTCGCTGCCGGGCATCCCGCTGACCGACGTTTCCGGCACCTCCTCGACGTTTATCCCCGAGGTGGATCGGAAAGTGGCCTATCTGTTTTTGCAGGATCAGTGGAACTTTGCCAACGACTGGAGTTTGACCGCCGGCGCTCGTTACGACCGCTATTCGGATTTCGGCAATACCTTCAATCCGCGCGCGGCATTGATTTGGGAAGCTCGCTACGATTTGACCGCCAAACTGATGTACGGTTCGGCGTTCCGGGCGCCGTCGTTTCAGGAAATGTATATCATCAACAACCCGGCGCAGCTCGGGAATGCCGCCTTGCGCCCGGAAACCATGGAAAACGTCGAACTGGGTTTTGACTATCGGCCGACGGACAGCCTGCGCCTGGGTTTGAATTTCTTTAACTTCTGGTGGAAGGACATCATCCGCTTCGTGCCGGATGCCGGTGCCACCACTTCGACGGCACAAAATACCGGGACTCAGCAAGGCTACGGCACCGAACTGGAAGCGGAATGGCAGGCCGCCGACACCTTAAAAATTATCGGCAACTACGCCTATCAACGTAGCCGTGACCAGGCCCTGGACCGCGATAGCGGCTATGCGCCGCACCATCAGGTCTATCTGCGGCTGAACTGGCAGTTTCTGCCCGACTGGCAGCTCAGTCCGCAAGCGAAGTGGATTGTGGGTCGGGACCGCAGTTTCGGCGATACGCGCAAGCCGGTCGCGGATTATACTTGGGTGGATGTGACGCTACGCCGGCAGAATTTGGCCAAGCATCTCGAAGTGGCCTTTTCTGTGCGAAATCTGTTCGATGTCAGCGCCCGGGAACCCAGTCTGGCAGGCAATCCGGCCGCCATTCCCAACGACTTGCCGTTGGCGCCGCGCAGTTTTTACGGCGAAATCAGTCTTCATTTTTAGCCAAGGCGCCGTTGGTCGGGTCTTGCTTATACCGTAGTTCGGGAGTCATTTTGTTTTATAGACTATTTTTTCAGCTAGGGTTGGCCTTATGTGTGCTGTGGCCTTTTTGCGGCGGTGCCTGGGCGCAAGCGCCCACCGTTGCCATCGTTTATCCCGATGTGCGCGAGCCTTATCGTTCGGTGTTCATGGAGATTGCGCGCGGCATGGAACAAGAGTTGGGTAAGCCGGTAGGGCATTACTTGTTGAACGAGCGCGACAAGTCCGTCGACAAATTGATTCAGGACCTGAAAAACGACAGGATCGATGTGGTGGTGACGCTGGGCCGCGCCGGATTGGCGGTCGCCAAAGCGGTATCTTCCCAATTTCCGGTGGTGATCGGCGCGACGATGATCCGCCCGGACGAAGTGCAAGGCTTGGCCGGCATCAGCCTGACGCCGGCCCCGGAAGCCATGTTCGATCATTTGAAAAAACTGGTGCCGGAGGTGAAAAAAGTGACCGTGATCTACGATCCACGGCAAACAGCCTGGGAGATCGAGCGCGCCGGGCGGGCGGCTCTTGAACGCGGCTTGACGCTGGTAGCGCAACCGACCGGCAACTTACACGATTCTTCGGATCAGTTCCGGCAGATTCTGCTGGAAATTAAAGACAATTCCATCGCGCTCTGGCTGCCGCGCGAAAACGCCGCCATGGACGAATCGTCCTTGTTGCCGGAAGTGCTGCGCGAAGCCTGGGAGAAAAATTTTGTGGTGTTTTCCAGCAACCTCGACCATGTGCGCAAAGGCGCATTATTTTCGCTGTACCCGGACAATTTCAGCATGGGCCGCAGTTTGGCCGGTCTGGCTATCCAGCAATTACAGGCGGGCGGCAAATTCGAATCGGTCGAACTGCTGCGGGATTTGCTGGTAGCCGTCAATTTACGCACCGCGGAACATCTGGGTTTGCGCTTTTCCAGCCAGACACGCCGCGAATTCGCGATGGTTTTTCCGGTGCCTTAGACGCCATGAAGCGTTTGCGATGGCCTAGGTTCAAGCGGGCGAGTTTCCTGCAACAGCTTGCCGTGACCTTTTGTTTCGGTCTGGTAGTGATATCGATATTGTCGGCATTCGGCATTTCCACGCTGTCTTACTACATCGTCCGCGATAAATGGGTCGCCCAAGGCCGGCAATCCACGGAAGCCTTTGCTGCACAGAGCACGCTGGCCTTGCTGTATGCCAGCAAGGAGAATGCCGAGGAGCCGGCCCGACGCTTCCTGGCGTTTCCCGATGTGCGCGGCGTAGCCATTTACAACAATGCGCTGGAGCCTTTATTCGAACGCGGCGAACCGGCCATGCCCGCCGCCGATACCGACGCGGTGCGCTGGCCGGAATCCCTGGCCTTGGTGCATGAGAACGAACAAGCCTGGTATTTTGCCGCGCCGGTATTCACGCGCAACGCCGCGGGGCAAGAGCCATCACCGTTCGAGGCGCAAATGCCGACGCCGGAATTGGTCGGCTACGTGCGCTTGGTGATGGGCAAGCAATCGCTCAATGTCATGAAAGAAAAAATTCGCTGGACCACTTTGATGGCGTCCAGCGGCTCGGCCGCGCTGTTTCTACTGTTTCTATTGGCGATGTCGCGGCGCTTGACTTTGCCGATTCAACAACTGGCGCTGAGGATGCGTAAGGCCTCGGCCGGCGCGAAAAACGTTCGGGCCCGGTTGAGCGGGCCGCGCGACATCATCGAAATGGGCGAAGCCTTCAACACAATGATGGCGGTGTTGGAAACTCGGGAAAGGCAGTTGGAACGCGCTCGCGACACGGCTTTGGAATCGGCGCGCCTGAAAGGCGAGTTTGCCGCCAATGTCAGTCACGAGCTGCGCACGCCGCTGAACGCGGTGCTGGGTATGCTGGAGTTGTTGCAGGACATGGGGTTGACGCCCAAGCAGCTGGAATACTCGATGGTGGCCCGCAACGCCGGCGAAGCGCTGTTGAAGTTAATCGAAGATATTCTGGATTTCTCCCGCATCGAATCCGGGATGATGAAGCGGCAGCCGGTCGATTTCGTGCTTTACGAAACCTTGGATGAAGTTGTGGAATTGATGTCCGCTCAGGCGCATCGAAAAAATCTGCAACTCACTTACTCGCTAGCCGACGATATACCGCTGGTGTTGAACGGCGAAGCCTCCAGGGTGCGGCAGGTGCTGATTAATCTGGTCGGCAACGCGCTGAAGTTTACCGAACAAGGCGGCATCGCCATCGATGTGCACACCGAAGCGGCGGAAAGCGATGCCATCCAGTTGAGATTCTGCGTGAGCGACACCGGGATGGGTATACCCGAGGCGGCGCAAAGCAGTATTTTTGATGCCTTTGTCCAGGCCGACGGTTCCAGAACCCGGCATTATGAAGGCGCCGGTCTGGGATTGGCGATTTGCCGGCAATTGGTGCAACTGATGGGCGGGCAAATCGGTGTCCAAAGCCGGGAAGGGCAAGGTAGTTCGTTCTGGTTTACCGTACCCTTCAATCCGCCGCGCGGTACCGAGGGCATCTCAGAGGCCCGGCAAGCCTATTTCGCCAATCTGCGGATATTGATCGTTACCGAGAATGACAAAATGCGGCAATTTTTGGCGCAAAGTCTGGAGCGCTGGAAAATTCACTACCGGCATAGCGGCTACGGCATCAAAGCCGTGGATATGTTGCGTTCCGCCAATGATCAGGATCAGGCGTATCATTTTGTCATCATTGATCTGAGAGATGCCGACGACGCCACTTGGGTGGATATGATCGTTCACGATCCGGCGCTCGCGGCTGTCAAAATCGTGTTGCTGTCCGACCCCGGCAATGCCGTCAATCTGCCGCGCTTGCCAAACGTTGCCGCGCAGTTGGCCAAGCCGGTACAGGTTTCCAGACTATACGATTTCATATTAACCGCCGGTCAGGATTATCAGGAACCCGCGGCCGACTTGGCGCCCGAGGTCGAGCAAACAGTCGTGCTCGGGCGGCGGATATTGATCGTCGAAGACAACCGTGCCAGCCAAATGGTGGCGGCGGGCATGTTGGAGCGACTCGGTTGCCGTTACGAAATCGCCGGCTCCGGCGTCGAGGCCTTGTCATGGCTGGAGCATCAGGCTTTCGATTTGATTCTGATGGACTGCCACATGCCGACCATGGACGGCTTCGAAGCTACTCGACGCATCAGACTGTTGCCTGAACCGCTGGGCCGGTTGCCCATCGTAGCAATGACCGCCAACGCCCAGCAAGGCGATAGCGATTTATGTCTGGCGGCCGGGATGGACGATTATCTGGCCAAGCCGATCAAGCTGAAGCCGTTGCAGGAGAAACTGTTGAGTTGGTTCGAGGGCAGGCCGTGCGTGACCGCCGAGCCGCTGTCGCCGGACCACGCGCTCGAGACGCTGGATCACGCGGTTTTACGGCAATTGCGCGATGAAATCGGCCAGGGTTTTGTGAAGATGGTCGGCTATTACCTGGAAGATGCGCCGGCGCAAATCGAGCAAATCGCCCTGGCGCTTGCTACGGACAATCGCTCGCATTTACGCGAATCGGCCCATGGCCTGAAAGGCGCCAGCCGCAACCTGGGCGCGGAAAAGCTAGCGCTTATTGCCCGGCAACTGGAAGAGCAGGCGACTCAAGCACAGATTGAAAACGGCGAGGCCTTGTTGCAGCAGTTGCGTGACGAATACCGCTTCATCGAACAACTGTTGCGCTTGGAAATGGGCGGGGAAGCCGCCGCTGAGCCGATCCCGCAGGCGGGCCCCAGAATCCTGGTGGCGGACGACGATAGAGCCATGCGTTTTGCCTTGCAAGATGTTCTGGAGAAAGACGGCTATCGGGTGGACTTGGCCGGCACCGGCCGGCAGGCGCTGGCGCTGTGCCAGCGGCAAATGGCTGATTTGATCTTGATGGACGCGATGATGCCGGAAATGGACGGTTTTGAGGCCTGCCGCAGAATTCGCGCGCTGCCCCTCGGCGCCGACGTGCCGATACTGATGATTACCGCTCTGGAAAACGACCATTCGGTGGAATTGGCTTTCTCGATAGGGGCTAATGATTACATTCCCAAACCGATTCATTTCGCGGTATTGCGTAAACGCATCGCGCATTTGCTGGAAGCCAGCCTGACGCAACGGACCCTGAATCGCCTGGCTTACCACGATCCCTTGACCAATTTGGCCAATCGCACGCAATTCATTGACCGGCTGAACTCGGTGATCGCCGTCAGCGCGGATCAAAATCAGCTTCATGCTGTGCTGTTCCTGGATTTGGATAGGTTCAAGCTGACTAACGACACCTTGGGGCATGATGTCGGCGACCAATTGTTGAAAGCCGCGGCGGAGCGGATTCAAGGCTGTGTGCGACGGGAAGACATGGTTTCTCGGTTCGGCGGCGACGAGTTTACGCTGTTGCTGGCAAACATCACCAATCCGCAAGTCGCCGCTGCCGTCGCCGACAAGATCCGTATCGCCATCGCCCAGCCATTCGCGTTGATGGAGCAAGAGTTTTACGTCAGCTCCAGTATCGGCATTTCGCTGTATCCGGCCGACGGCACCGACAGCGGTTTGCTGATCAAGCACGCCGATACTGCGATGTATCGCGCCAAGGAACAGGGCAATACCTATTGTTTTTATGAAGACAACATGGAATTTGTCGTGTCGACCAAGCTGCGTCTGGAAAGCGACTTACGCCGGGCGCTACAGCGCGACGAGTTCTTTCTTCACTATCAGCCGCAAATCGATCTGGATTCCGGGCGGATTGTCGGCGCAGAGGCTCTGATCCGCTGGCGGCATCCCGAGCTGGGCTTGATAGCGCCCGATCAGTTCATTCCGGTCGCCGAAGAAATCGGTCTGATCGAGGCGATAGGCGCGTGGGTGTTAGGCGAGGCGTGCCGGCAGAGCCAAATTTGGCGGCAAAGCGGCTATCCGCCCTTCACGATGGCGGTCAACGTGTCGGCTCGGCAATTAGATCAGGAAGACTTTGTCGCGCAAGTCATCGCTATCGTCAACGAAACCGGCTTGCCTGCCGAATATCTGGAATTGGAGCTGACGGAAAGTTTGTTCATCCGCAATCCGGTGCGGAAGCGGGCTGTCCTGGCCAAGCTCAGGGAAGCCGGCTTGCAAATTTCGATAGACGATTTCGGTACCGGTTATTCCAGCCTGAACCAACTCAAGCAGTTTGCCTTCGACAAGCTGAAAATTGATCGCTCGTTTGTGGCGAACATACCCGACGACGCTGACGCCGCCGCCATCGTGATGGTGATTATTTCCATCGCCAAAATCCTGAAATTCAAGGTGATAGCGGAAGGCGTGGAGACGGAGCAACAGGCGCAATATTTGTTGAGAAACGACTGCGACGAGGCGCAGGGTTATCTGTTTGGCAAGCCGATGGCGGCCGAAGAATTTTCGGCCTTGTTGGCGCGAGTCAATGTGATCTAGGATTAGGCGCTGGCAGTTTGCAGCCGCCTCCCCACTTAGCGAGGTTTTCGCTCAGCCATCATTCCCGAGATACCGGCAACATTGCGATGCGATTTTCAATGTCTTGCATCAGTTGTTTGTAGGCTTCGCCATCGGTGCCGCCAAAGCGGCGGATAAACTCGGCTTCGCTTAGCGATTCCGGTAGGTCGGCGGTAGCCGGCATCATCTGATTTTCGTTGGCGACAGCCATAATCGCTTGGATTTTTCGAGCGAGCGCCGGGCTGGCGACGGCTTGTTCGCCCATGCGCGTGCCGGCCCGGTCGGCGGCCAGGTCGTTAAACGAAAAACCGCTGCCGCCGCGGGAATCTTCTATTTCTTTAAACAATCCCACCGCATCAGCCAAGGGGGTGCCCGAATAGGCGGCCAGCATCGCCGAAACCATATAATGTTTGGTCAGGTCGTCTCTATCGTTCAACGTTACCTGGCGCCAAAGCGGGCGCGGCCAGAGCCGCGATTCGGGGATGATTTTCGTCAGGCGCTGTTGATTGACATAAAGCGTCAGTACCAAAATCAATGCCCGGTTTTCCGCAATCGGGTCGCCGCTGGCGCTTCTTTGTAATGCCAGTATAAAAAGTGGTTTGCTGAGATCAGTGAGACTGACGCTTTTATTATCTGTCTGGCTTAGTTCGGCTAAACGCCGCTGATAAGCCTCTAGTCGCTGCAGGTCCTCCGGCGTTAGTAATGCACCGCGCAATTTGCCGGGTAAGTCTGCTTGCCAACGATAGGTAACCGTCAGGCGCTGCGGTTGAAACAGCACATGCTTGACAATATCGGCGAAGGCTTGCCGATCCGCCGCCGGTTGTAAGGTGTTGAGCGCCAATTCCAGCAAGGGTTTGGCCAGCATGCCGGGCAGCCGGAGTTGGCCCAAAGACAGTTGGTGTACTTCCGGTAGGTCGGTGGTTTGTTTAAGCTCCAGCGTCAAATTCAGATATTGGCCTATGGGATTGCGGGGCAAACGCAGGGTGGCGTCAATGTGGGCCCCGCCTTTGTCGATCCGTAAGCCCGCCACGCCGTTGGCGTATTGGTTGGCAAGATAATTGATCGCCAGGTCCAGTTCTTGTTGATCCAGTACGACTCGGGCGATAGCACCTGACTTTAAACGGCGTGGATCGTTTTGCCGAAAAATCAATTTGCCGCGGGCAATCTGTTCCGGGGTCAGGTCGGCGCGGGTCTGTAGTTTCGGCGTGTCGTCAATGGCCAGCCACAATGCCAATCCCAATAATACGGGCAATAGAAAGAGGGTCAGTAGCAAGCTTTTTGCAATCCATTTCATGGGTCGTTCTGTTCATCCTTGCTGTGGGCAATGACCAAGCTAAGTGCTTAATACCTTATCGCCGGCCTTGCGCTAATGCGGTTTATTGCGTTGTTCTTCATATGCGGACGGACTGATGCCGGCGCTTGCCAGATATTCGCGCAGATGTTTGATTTCTTGTTTAGTGCATATGCCGCTGTGATGCGGATGATGTAACACGCCTTCGACGTTATTCAAACTCACGTGAAAGCGCGCGCCGTGGCTAGGTTGCAGGTTGGCGCCCAGGTGGTGCAACAGCGATTCTATTTCCCGCCAATGGATGTTGCCGCTAACCGGATCCTGGAATATCGCGCGTAGCAGATTTAAATGGTGGCTCATGGCTGCATCCTCCTGCATCAAAATTGGTAGCTTAAGTTTGAACCGAGTTGGGGTTCAATTTGGCTGGTGAAAGGTGGTGTTTAACTAAATCTGTTTCAAAATAAGAAACAAATCATGTAATAAATGCCTTATTGTAAATAAATGGCAAAGGTTTATAGTTAAACCGTCTTCAATGAATCGGCTGAAACCCAGTCAAGGTGGAAAAATGAACAAGTCAAGCAATCTGTATAAAGACATCGTCACCGGATTGTTTTTTGCTACCGGTATGTTCAGCTTCCTGTCCGGTCAGTTTGTTCTTTCCACACTGTTTTTTGGCGCTGCTTCCCTGTTTAGCAATATCGAAGTGGCTAAACCGGTCCGATTTTAAGTTTTTTCGTAGTACCTCCTCGTTGTAACGCTACACATTCCACAGCCTCCACCCTGCTCAAGGTGGGGGCTTTTTTTGTATTCAAGCAGGCGATTTCTCAGTCGGACTTGGAGGTTTTTGCCGGGTCTGAAACCACAGTATATTCAGCTTCCAGGCTTTGCCCGTCAACCTGTGCATTTTTAAGTTTTCGCAGCAACCACCAGCCTCTGATGCCGATTATCG encodes the following:
- a CDS encoding formate/nitrite transporter family protein, producing the protein MSYLIPSEFVTKMVDAGESKIFMSTRDTLIRAYMAGAILALAAVFAVAITVQTNSPIFGAILFPVGFCMLYLLGFDLLTGVFVLTPLAWLDKRAGVTLPGILRNWGLVFLGNFLGALTVAVMMAIVFTYGFSVEPDAVGKKLAGIGEARTLGYAKYGIAGWFTIFIRGMLCNWMVSTGVVGAMISTSVSGKVIAMWMPIMLFFGMTFEHSVVNMFLFPSGLIMGGNFSIMDYFVWNEIPTVLGNLVGGLAFTGLTLYSTHVRTAPKRSFN
- a CDS encoding TonB-dependent receptor plug domain-containing protein, whose product is MFFRPLLLSCCGYLIVATAQAQPVSPEEEERALSQIYGTEEMVSIASGYKQPISKAPSIATVITAADIKQIGATDIDEVLETVPGLHVERNTIGYNPIYTFRGIFSQFNQQVLMMVNGIPITNSYTGSRSEVWGGMPIRDIARIEVVRGPGSAVYGADAFAGVINVITKTKQDIEGTELGGRVGSFDTYDGWGLHGGEWAGFDVALAFEYHKTAGQDAVVDADLQSQFDRLLGTSASLAPGPLNMSRDNLDARLDLSRGNWRFRGGLQHRSDLGIGSGVAQALDPVNRYAGDRWNADLTYHTDDIENWDLTTQVSYFESSQEIERNLTLFPAGTTLPIGANGQIGAGAPVTFPNGYIGNPEVWERHVRISQAFAYSGFQQHQLRSGIGFNYDSLFKARVSQNFGIDPATGTPIPSLPGIPLTDVSGTSSTFIPEVDRKVAYLFLQDQWNFANDWSLTAGARYDRYSDFGNTFNPRAALIWEARYDLTAKLMYGSAFRAPSFQEMYIINNPAQLGNAALRPETMENVELGFDYRPTDSLRLGLNFFNFWWKDIIRFVPDAGATTSTAQNTGTQQGYGTELEAEWQAADTLKIIGNYAYQRSRDQALDRDSGYAPHHQVYLRLNWQFLPDWQLSPQAKWIVGRDRSFGDTRKPVADYTWVDVTLRRQNLAKHLEVAFSVRNLFDVSAREPSLAGNPAAIPNDLPLAPRSFYGEISLHF
- a CDS encoding ABC transporter substrate-binding protein, with the protein product MFYRLFFQLGLALCVLWPFCGGAWAQAPTVAIVYPDVREPYRSVFMEIARGMEQELGKPVGHYLLNERDKSVDKLIQDLKNDRIDVVVTLGRAGLAVAKAVSSQFPVVIGATMIRPDEVQGLAGISLTPAPEAMFDHLKKLVPEVKKVTVIYDPRQTAWEIERAGRAALERGLTLVAQPTGNLHDSSDQFRQILLEIKDNSIALWLPRENAAMDESSLLPEVLREAWEKNFVVFSSNLDHVRKGALFSLYPDNFSMGRSLAGLAIQQLQAGGKFESVELLRDLLVAVNLRTAEHLGLRFSSQTRREFAMVFPVP
- the cynS gene encoding cyanase, with translation MTRNEVTELVVTQKQAKQLSWAQLAESIGLSKEWTTAALLGQMTLNAEQAATIGALLDLPPEAIAQLQVVPYKGSLPSAVPTDPLIYRFYELVNVYGTTFKALIHEEFGDGIMSAIDFSMDLQREPDPKGDRVKIVMSGKFLPYKSY
- a CDS encoding bifunctional protein-serine/threonine kinase/phosphatase, which translates into the protein MSGPLSVAVGQYSDKGRKALNQDFHGVYIAKEPQLSAKGIAIALADGISSSEVSHIASQAAVTGFLADYFCTSEAWSVKKSVQRVLTATNSWLYAQTRQSRDCYDMDRGYVCTLSALVIKSATAHLFHVGDTRIYRLVGDELEQLTHDHRLWISQEKSYLSRAMGMDSRLEIDYQALTVSLDDTFVLATDGVYEYVSAHFVSQTIRQAGDDLDGAAKAIVQAAYANGSGDNLTVQIVRIEQLPLPSANELYQSLTALPFPPQLEARMAFDGYTIVRQLHASSRSHIYLAVDSETQAQVVIKTPSIDLRGDPAYLERFLMEDWIARRINNPHVLKPCAQTRKRNFLYVATEFIDGQTLKQWMIDHPQPDLETVRGIVEQIAKGLRGFHRLEMLHQDLRPDNIMIDGIGTVKIIDFGSTRVAGVMEMGIPVGHQHILGTAQYAAPEYFLGEPGSVRSEQFSLAVIAYQMLTGKLPYGAEVAKCKSRASQNKLSYDATLYRNRDIPGWVDDAIRKAAHPDPHKRYEDLSEFIFDLRHPNPAFLTKTGPALLERNPAAFWKGVSFILAGVIAILLIKR